Proteins co-encoded in one Helicobacteraceae bacterium genomic window:
- a CDS encoding 2-hydroxyacyl-CoA dehydratase: protein MKIEKINDDIYRVGIDVGSTTVKAVALNLRGEIAFKSYLRHHSEVRETTARSVEELCKSGALAPDAKLAVTITGSGGVGVAELLGFGFVQEVIACAKAIETFAPHTDVAIELGGEDAKITFLTNGVEQRMNGSCAGGTGAFIDQMATLLKTDAAGLNELASRAENIYPIAARCGVFAKTDVQPLLNEGAPREDIALSTLQAVAHQTISGLACGRKIRGNVAFLGGPLNFLPELKKRFIETLQLQPENVVATQDSELFVAIGAALYSDLNKTLALSQVAAAFKRLTISAASNISALRALFADEREKAEFDARHSRAKAKRANLSDYVGAAFLGIDGGSTTTKAVLIGENNELLFSHYGGNEGDPIKAVGAILEKVYSLLPRNVTIAASSVTGYGEALIREAFKLDFSEVETIAHYKAAEYFLPGVDFILDIGGQDMKCLRVKDGVIDNILLNEACSSGCGSFLETFAQSVQTPIADFAAAALKSRAPSDLGSRCTVFMNSSVKQAQKEGASIADISAGLSYAVIKNALIKVIKIKSSEELGEKIIVQGGTFYNDAVLRAFELISGREAVRPDIAGLMGAFGSALIAKERWKGVEIGAMLPVEELASFDVKRSMARCGLCANSCSLTVNRFSDGRRFISGNRCDRGAGKSKKENDEIDLYAYKYKRIFDYEPRGNAPLGVIGIPRALNIYENYPLWHTFLTELGYEVRVSAHSSKALLEQGLDTLASDTVCYPAKLVHGHIVDLIKNGVKTIFYPCVIYEKKEFGDAHNHFNCPVVTSYPELVRNNIDRLKESGVSLIQPFLSLEDKGKLAKQLSRAFPKISGFRIRRALNLAWSEQEKARRDIAQKGEEVIAYLKSSGKRGVVLCGRPYHIDPEIHHGIPQIITSLGMAVLTEDSIAHLGKLDAPLRVVDQWTYHSRLYRAAAFSATSEAIDVIHLNSFGCGLDSIVSDQVQEILSLSGKIYTAIKIDEGSNLGAARIRIRSLKAALNERGGREQNYAGLSASKYKRVPFTEAMKEDYTIIAPQMSPMHFQFLDSVFRAGGYKFKLLEEIAPQTIDWGLRYVNNDACYPSIMVVGQVIEAMKSGEYDPNKTAVMISQTGGGCRATNYIAYLRKALVDSGFPNVPVVSFNAVGMEKNDGFKIGGKFLHRVMMGIVYGDLLSNVLFRVRPYEKIAGSAEALYQKWVPICQESVYDGEMKTFRKNIHEIVREFDALELAGERRPRVGLVGEILVKFHPGANNDVVKIIEREGGEAVMPGLMDFLLYCAYDYDFNRRFLSRSRLAALAANAAIKAMEFYRKDMKRALKRSERFDPPSSIDRIAFGAAPFLSRGNQTGEGWFLTGEMVELIESGAPNIVCMQPFACLPNHIVGKGVIKALKESYPNANITAIDYDPGASEVNQLNRIKLMMSAALKNAAKEGKTGDDVSLFSEHFA from the coding sequence ATGAAAATAGAAAAAATAAACGACGATATATATCGCGTGGGAATCGACGTAGGCTCGACGACCGTCAAAGCCGTAGCGTTGAATCTGCGCGGCGAAATCGCGTTCAAATCTTATTTGCGCCACCATTCAGAGGTGCGCGAAACGACGGCGCGGAGCGTGGAGGAACTATGCAAAAGCGGCGCGTTGGCGCCAGATGCCAAACTCGCCGTAACGATAACGGGATCGGGCGGCGTGGGCGTAGCCGAGCTTTTGGGTTTTGGATTTGTTCAAGAGGTGATCGCCTGCGCTAAAGCGATCGAAACCTTCGCGCCGCATACCGACGTAGCAATCGAGCTTGGCGGCGAGGACGCGAAAATCACCTTTTTAACAAACGGCGTAGAGCAACGAATGAACGGATCGTGCGCGGGCGGCACGGGCGCGTTTATCGATCAGATGGCGACGCTGCTTAAAACCGACGCGGCGGGGCTAAACGAGCTGGCAAGCCGCGCGGAGAATATCTACCCGATCGCCGCGCGTTGCGGCGTGTTCGCCAAAACCGACGTTCAGCCGCTCCTAAACGAGGGCGCTCCGCGCGAGGATATAGCGCTATCGACCTTGCAAGCGGTCGCGCACCAAACGATCAGCGGGCTTGCCTGCGGACGCAAAATTCGCGGAAACGTCGCGTTTTTGGGCGGTCCGCTTAACTTCCTGCCGGAGCTTAAAAAGCGTTTTATTGAAACCTTGCAACTACAGCCCGAAAACGTCGTGGCGACGCAAGATAGCGAGCTTTTTGTGGCGATCGGCGCGGCTTTATATAGCGATCTAAACAAGACGCTCGCGCTTTCGCAAGTAGCCGCCGCGTTCAAACGGCTTACAATCTCCGCCGCGTCGAATATAAGCGCTCTTAGAGCGCTCTTCGCGGACGAGCGAGAAAAAGCCGAGTTTGACGCGCGCCACAGCCGCGCTAAAGCCAAACGCGCCAATCTGTCCGATTACGTCGGAGCGGCGTTTTTGGGTATCGATGGCGGCTCTACCACCACAAAAGCGGTTTTGATCGGCGAAAACAACGAGCTGTTATTCTCGCATTACGGCGGCAACGAGGGCGATCCGATCAAAGCGGTAGGGGCAATCTTGGAAAAGGTCTATTCGCTGCTGCCGCGTAACGTAACAATCGCCGCCTCTTCCGTAACGGGCTACGGCGAAGCGCTGATTCGCGAAGCGTTTAAGCTGGACTTCTCCGAAGTTGAAACGATCGCTCACTACAAAGCCGCCGAATACTTTTTGCCGGGCGTGGATTTTATTCTCGATATTGGCGGGCAGGATATGAAATGCCTGCGCGTCAAAGACGGCGTAATCGACAATATACTGCTAAACGAGGCTTGCTCTTCGGGCTGCGGGTCGTTTCTGGAGACCTTCGCGCAGTCGGTTCAAACGCCGATCGCCGACTTCGCGGCGGCGGCGCTAAAGTCGCGCGCGCCTTCCGATCTAGGCTCGCGTTGCACGGTGTTTATGAATTCCAGCGTAAAACAGGCGCAAAAGGAGGGCGCGTCGATCGCGGATATTTCGGCGGGTCTCTCATACGCCGTGATCAAAAACGCGCTAATTAAGGTTATCAAGATCAAAAGCTCCGAAGAGCTGGGCGAAAAGATCATCGTTCAGGGCGGCACGTTCTATAACGACGCGGTTTTGCGCGCCTTCGAGCTTATCTCCGGACGCGAGGCTGTGCGACCCGATATAGCGGGGTTGATGGGCGCGTTTGGATCGGCGCTGATCGCCAAAGAGCGCTGGAAAGGCGTAGAAATCGGCGCGATGTTGCCCGTCGAGGAGCTGGCGAGTTTCGACGTTAAGCGCTCTATGGCGCGGTGCGGTTTATGCGCCAACTCCTGCTCTTTGACCGTCAATCGCTTTTCGGACGGGCGAAGGTTTATTTCCGGCAACCGTTGCGATCGCGGCGCGGGCAAATCCAAGAAGGAAAACGACGAGATCGACCTATACGCATACAAATACAAGCGGATTTTCGACTACGAACCGCGCGGGAACGCGCCGCTTGGCGTTATCGGTATTCCGCGCGCGCTCAATATCTACGAGAACTATCCGCTTTGGCATACCTTTTTGACCGAACTTGGCTACGAGGTCAGAGTATCCGCGCACTCGTCTAAAGCGCTGTTAGAGCAAGGCTTGGACACGCTGGCGTCCGATACGGTTTGCTACCCCGCTAAGCTGGTGCATGGGCATATCGTCGATCTGATAAAAAACGGCGTTAAAACCATTTTCTACCCGTGCGTCATATACGAGAAAAAGGAGTTTGGCGACGCGCACAATCACTTTAACTGCCCCGTCGTAACGTCGTATCCAGAACTTGTTCGCAACAATATCGACCGCTTGAAAGAGAGCGGCGTTAGCTTGATTCAACCGTTTTTATCGCTAGAGGATAAAGGCAAGTTGGCAAAACAGCTTTCGCGCGCTTTTCCTAAAATTTCAGGTTTTAGAATCCGCCGCGCGCTTAATCTAGCGTGGAGCGAGCAGGAAAAGGCAAGGCGCGACATAGCCCAAAAAGGCGAGGAGGTTATCGCCTATCTAAAATCGAGCGGCAAGCGCGGCGTGGTCTTGTGCGGGCGACCGTATCATATTGATCCGGAGATTCATCACGGCATACCGCAGATTATTACCTCGCTCGGCATGGCGGTATTAACAGAAGACTCTATCGCCCATCTTGGCAAGCTGGACGCGCCGCTTCGCGTCGTCGATCAATGGACGTATCATTCGCGGCTCTACCGCGCCGCCGCTTTTAGCGCGACTAGCGAGGCGATCGACGTTATTCATCTCAACTCGTTTGGGTGCGGGCTGGATTCAATCGTCTCCGATCAGGTTCAAGAGATACTATCGTTAAGCGGCAAAATATATACGGCGATCAAAATCGACGAAGGCTCGAATCTGGGCGCGGCGCGCATTCGCATTCGCTCGCTCAAAGCGGCGTTGAACGAACGCGGCGGGAGGGAGCAAAACTACGCGGGGCTTAGCGCCTCCAAATACAAGCGCGTTCCTTTCACCGAAGCGATGAAAGAGGACTATACGATTATCGCGCCGCAGATGTCGCCTATGCATTTTCAGTTTTTGGACTCCGTGTTCCGCGCGGGCGGTTACAAGTTTAAGCTGCTAGAAGAGATCGCGCCGCAGACGATCGATTGGGGTTTAAGATATGTGAATAACGACGCTTGCTATCCCTCGATTATGGTGGTGGGACAGGTGATCGAGGCGATGAAATCGGGCGAATACGATCCCAATAAAACCGCCGTAATGATCTCGCAAACGGGCGGCGGCTGCCGCGCCACCAACTATATCGCTTATTTGAGGAAGGCGCTTGTCGATAGCGGTTTTCCAAACGTGCCGGTCGTCTCGTTTAACGCGGTGGGCATGGAAAAAAACGACGGCTTTAAGATCGGCGGCAAATTTTTGCACCGCGTAATGATGGGCATAGTCTATGGCGATCTGCTGTCGAACGTCCTCTTTCGCGTCCGCCCGTATGAGAAGATCGCCGGGTCCGCCGAAGCGCTCTATCAAAAATGGGTTCCAATATGCCAAGAGTCCGTCTATGACGGCGAGATGAAAACCTTCAGAAAGAATATCCACGAAATTGTCCGCGAGTTTGACGCGCTGGAGTTGGCGGGCGAACGCAGACCGCGAGTGGGATTGGTGGGCGAAATACTGGTGAAGTTTCACCCGGGCGCCAACAACGACGTAGTAAAGATTATCGAGCGCGAAGGCGGCGAAGCGGTTATGCCCGGACTCATGGACTTTCTGCTCTATTGCGCCTACGATTACGACTTCAACCGCCGTTTTCTGTCGCGTAGCCGCCTAGCGGCGCTCGCGGCTAACGCGGCGATTAAAGCTATGGAGTTTTACCGCAAAGATATGAAACGGGCGTTAAAGAGAAGCGAGCGGTTTGATCCGCCCTCGTCGATTGATCGTATCGCGTTTGGCGCCGCGCCGTTTTTGTCGCGCGGCAATCAAACGGGCGAAGGATGGTTTTTGACGGGCGAGATGGTCGAGCTGATCGAATCGGGCGCGCCCAATATCGTCTGCATGCAGCCGTTTGCCTGCCTGCCTAACCATATTGTGGGAAAAGGCGTAATCAAGGCGCTCAAAGAGAGCTATCCAAACGCCAATATCACCGCGATTGATTACGATCCGGGCGCGTCGGAAGTAAATCAGTTGAACCGAATTAAGCTGATGATGTCCGCCGCCCTAAAAAACGCAGCTAAAGAGGGAAAAACGGGCGACGACGTTAGTTTGTTTTCGGAGCATTTCGCGTGA